A window from Ignavibacteriota bacterium encodes these proteins:
- a CDS encoding SPFH domain-containing protein: protein MSGWTILFSNIILSLISIVLFIYGIIMLSRWHTDGGGFVLALGIILFLLSFLLYFGFFTVEPNEAIVLILFGKYVGTEKTVGFRWANPFYTKKKISLRVRNFDSEKLKVNDQKGNPIEISAVVVWKVDDTAEAVFEVDDYLNYVHVQSESAIRHLATSYPYDNSEGNELSLRSSIDIVSEHLQKEIHERVSAAGVTVLEARINHLAYSPEIAQAMLQRQQAEAIIAARQKIVEGAVSMVEMALERLKKQNVIDLDEERKANMVSNLMVVLCSDRATQPVINTGSLY, encoded by the coding sequence ATGAGCGGCTGGACGATTTTATTCTCAAATATTATCCTTTCGCTTATTTCAATTGTACTTTTTATTTATGGAATTATTATGTTATCTCGCTGGCATACCGATGGCGGCGGATTTGTTTTAGCTTTAGGAATTATTCTTTTTCTACTTTCCTTTTTGCTTTACTTTGGATTTTTTACTGTTGAACCAAACGAAGCTATTGTTTTAATTCTCTTTGGTAAATATGTCGGAACCGAAAAAACTGTTGGTTTCCGCTGGGCAAATCCGTTTTATACCAAAAAGAAAATTTCTTTGCGTGTAAGAAATTTTGACAGCGAAAAATTAAAAGTGAATGATCAAAAAGGAAATCCTATTGAAATTTCTGCTGTCGTAGTTTGGAAAGTTGACGATACGGCTGAAGCTGTTTTTGAAGTTGATGATTATTTAAATTACGTACACGTTCAATCTGAATCTGCAATAAGACATTTGGCAACATCATATCCTTATGATAATTCCGAAGGTAATGAACTTAGTTTGCGTTCTTCAATCGATATTGTATCAGAACATCTGCAAAAAGAAATCCATGAAAGGGTAAGTGCCGCCGGCGTTACTGTTTTGGAAGCAAGAATTAATCATTTGGCATATTCTCCGGAAATTGCTCAAGCAATGTTACAAAGACAACAAGCAGAGGCAATTATTGCGGCACGACAAAAAATTGTTGAGGGCGCGGTAAGTATGGTTGAAATGGCTTTGGAAAGATTGAAAAAACAAAATGTTATAGATTTGGATGAAGAAAGAAAAGCCAATATGGTGAGCAATTTAATGGTGGTTTTGTGTTCGGATAGAGCAACTCAGCCCGTAATTAATACCGGATCTTTGTACTAA
- a CDS encoding T9SS type A sorting domain-containing protein codes for MIPKKLAIALYLLTLVVFLRCDSFALNTISADNPNFQYTGRIDFSDSTKPIIFWPGTYIRTKFDGKYLMIVLDDQTGESFYNVFVDENYDAPLIIDCEPGQKSYLVSATLKDTVHSLLIFRRTEASTGPTKFLGIQILDNKNIFPPTERPKRKIAFYGNSITCGMGNEAADYADDDKMKDENNFTAYGAITSRILNADYMCTAKSGIGIIISWFDLIIPDYFYRLNPDDPNSRWDFEKYIPDVVIINLFQNDSWLIKNLSPVPDSSQIVHAYENFIKQIRTAHPTSLIICALGSMDATKIGSPWPGYIQQAVENLRSENDINLETFFFPFDENWQKHPRVRHHQEMADSLSKFIKLKMNWTDEDPVNIGSNQNPTNPEKFVLYQNYPNPFNPVTKIKYEMPLNSVVNENFRLLQLKIYDALGKEISTLVKQNLNPRNYETVFDASSLSSGIYFYKLFSVDFSITKSMVLLK; via the coding sequence ATGATTCCTAAAAAACTTGCAATTGCTTTATACTTGTTAACACTTGTTGTTTTCTTACGATGTGATTCTTTTGCATTAAATACAATTTCTGCAGATAATCCAAATTTTCAATATACCGGAAGAATTGATTTTTCCGATTCCACAAAACCAATTATTTTTTGGCCCGGAACTTATATCCGCACAAAGTTTGATGGAAAATATTTAATGATTGTTTTGGATGATCAAACTGGCGAATCTTTTTATAATGTTTTCGTTGATGAAAATTATGATGCTCCGTTAATTATAGATTGTGAACCCGGACAAAAAAGTTATTTGGTTTCCGCAACTTTAAAAGATACGGTTCACAGTTTATTAATTTTCCGAAGAACCGAAGCATCAACCGGTCCAACAAAATTTTTGGGAATTCAAATTTTAGATAATAAAAATATTTTTCCGCCCACCGAAAGACCAAAACGAAAAATTGCATTTTACGGAAACTCAATAACTTGTGGAATGGGAAACGAAGCTGCCGACTATGCCGACGATGATAAAATGAAAGACGAAAATAATTTTACAGCATATGGCGCAATTACTTCAAGAATATTAAATGCAGATTATATGTGTACGGCAAAAAGTGGAATTGGAATAATAATTAGTTGGTTTGATTTAATTATTCCGGATTATTTTTACCGATTAAATCCCGATGACCCAAACAGTCGATGGGATTTTGAAAAATATATTCCCGATGTTGTGATTATTAATTTATTTCAAAATGATAGCTGGTTAATTAAGAATTTAAGTCCGGTTCCAGATTCTTCTCAAATTGTTCACGCGTATGAAAATTTTATTAAACAAATTAGAACTGCGCATCCAACATCTTTAATAATTTGCGCTTTAGGAAGTATGGATGCTACAAAAATCGGTTCTCCTTGGCCTGGATATATTCAGCAAGCTGTAGAAAATCTTCGATCGGAAAATGATATAAATTTGGAAACGTTCTTTTTTCCTTTTGATGAAAATTGGCAGAAACATCCGCGCGTTCGGCACCATCAAGAAATGGCAGATAGTTTATCAAAATTTATTAAACTAAAAATGAATTGGACGGATGAAGATCCAGTTAATATTGGATCAAATCAAAATCCGACAAATCCGGAAAAATTTGTACTTTACCAAAATTACCCAAATCCGTTTAATCCGGTTACCAAAATTAAATATGAAATGCCTCTTAATTCCGTAGTGAACGAAAATTTTCGTTTACTACAATTAAAGATTTATGATGCCTTGGGAAAAGAAATTTCAACATTGGTAAAACAAAATTTAAATCCAAGAAACTATGAAACTGTTTTTGATGCAAGTAGTTTATCCAGCGGAATTTATTTTTATAAATTATTTTCTGTAGATTTTTCTATCACAAAAAGTATGGTTTTACTTAAATGA
- the rsmG gene encoding 16S rRNA (guanine(527)-N(7))-methyltransferase RsmG: MKTRKDYTKELKTLFLENQLTVSDYQIERLAHFAELVVKKNQELNLVSRKDEENIIENHIFISWFVTEYLPENVSNFLDIGTGGGFPGIPLAIAKPMLKGVLADSTGKKIDAVKEFINKLKLSNVIAENARVEEEEFKKQYNNKFDLIISRGTVPLIILFRYSIPLIKEKAYIFAIKGGDIEEEFNTAILKYKPHVKKSTIFELAYKPTNLRNIKGKKLVLLEITK; encoded by the coding sequence TTGAAAACAAGAAAGGATTACACAAAAGAACTAAAAACTCTTTTTTTGGAAAACCAGCTTACCGTAAGCGATTATCAAATTGAAAGACTTGCTCACTTTGCAGAGCTGGTGGTTAAGAAAAACCAAGAGTTAAATTTGGTTTCTAGAAAAGATGAAGAAAATATAATCGAAAATCATATTTTTATTTCATGGTTTGTAACAGAATATCTTCCGGAAAATGTTAGTAATTTTTTAGATATTGGAACCGGCGGCGGATTTCCGGGAATTCCACTTGCGATTGCAAAGCCAATGTTAAAGGGAGTTTTAGCTGATTCGACGGGAAAAAAAATAGACGCAGTAAAGGAATTTATTAATAAATTAAAACTTAGTAATGTTATTGCAGAAAACGCGCGTGTTGAAGAAGAGGAATTTAAAAAGCAGTATAATAATAAATTCGATTTAATAATTAGCAGAGGAACGGTTCCGCTAATTATTTTATTCAGATACTCTATTCCATTAATAAAAGAAAAAGCATACATTTTTGCAATTAAAGGTGGAGATATTGAAGAAGAATTTAACACGGCAATTCTTAAATATAAACCACATGTAAAAAAATCAACAATTTTTGAACTTGCATACAAACCCACAAATTTGCGAAATATAAAAGGTAAAAAGCTTGTTTTGCTGGAAATTACAAAATGA
- a CDS encoding Arc family DNA binding domain-containing protein: MAQKKAVILRIDPKLWNDLNIWAKDEIRSLNAQIEYVLREAIKKRTGESKK, from the coding sequence ATGGCACAAAAAAAAGCAGTAATATTAAGAATTGATCCAAAACTTTGGAATGATTTAAATATTTGGGCAAAAGATGAAATTAGAAGTCTTAATGCTCAGATTGAATACGTTCTGCGCGAAGCCATAAAAAAAAGAACCGGAGAAAGTAAAAAATAG
- the murQ gene encoding N-acetylmuramic acid 6-phosphate etherase, which yields MSLDNSKLFHEISNLATEQRNPKSTNIDFLSTHEILKIINDEDKLVPQAVEKELPFIEKAVDKIVESLKNGGRLLYFGAGTSGRLGVVDASECPPTFGTDPELIKGFIAGGKEAMFVAQEGAEDLEENGAKDILLAQATKKDIVCGIAASRRTPYVIGAVKKAKELGATTLYITCTPRETFNIEEVDIAICPYVGPEVVMGSTRMKSGTAQKLVLNMLTTTSMIRLGKTYENMMIDLQMTNKKLIERAKRIVMTITGLDYEESTKYLESSNYHVKSALVMILANVSFEEAKSRLEKADGFVRKAISLNK from the coding sequence ATGAGTTTAGACAATTCCAAACTTTTCCACGAAATAAGCAATTTAGCAACCGAGCAACGCAATCCAAAATCAACAAACATTGATTTTTTATCAACCCATGAAATTTTAAAAATAATAAACGATGAAGATAAATTAGTGCCGCAAGCCGTGGAAAAAGAACTTCCATTTATTGAAAAAGCTGTTGATAAAATTGTTGAGTCATTAAAAAACGGTGGCAGACTTTTGTATTTTGGTGCGGGAACAAGCGGAAGATTGGGCGTTGTTGATGCTTCAGAATGTCCGCCAACCTTCGGAACCGATCCGGAATTAATTAAAGGATTTATTGCCGGTGGAAAGGAAGCAATGTTTGTGGCGCAAGAAGGCGCGGAAGATTTAGAAGAAAACGGAGCAAAAGATATTTTATTAGCACAAGCCACAAAAAAAGACATCGTATGCGGAATTGCGGCAAGCAGGCGAACGCCGTATGTAATCGGCGCTGTAAAAAAAGCAAAAGAATTGGGAGCAACTACGCTTTATATTACTTGTACACCAAGAGAAACTTTTAATATTGAAGAAGTTGACATTGCAATTTGTCCGTATGTTGGTCCCGAAGTTGTTATGGGATCTACAAGAATGAAAAGTGGAACGGCTCAAAAATTAGTTTTAAATATGCTAACCACAACTTCAATGATTAGGCTTGGAAAAACATACGAAAATATGATGATTGATTTGCAAATGACAAATAAGAAGTTGATTGAGCGGGCAAAACGAATAGTTATGACAATTACCGGTTTGGATTATGAAGAATCAACAAAATATTTGGAATCATCTAATTACCATGTTAAATCTGCATTGGTTATGATTTTGGCAAACGTAAGTTTTGAAGAAGCAAAATCAAGATTAGAAAAAGCGGATGGTTTTGTAAGAAAAGCAATAAGTTTAAATAAATAA
- a CDS encoding glycosyl hydrolase, producing the protein MNKKTSTIIILLIFSITFFAQESEKSKDTNKVNFDGLKWRSIGPAFASGRIADIKVNPKNKNEYYVAVASGNIWKTSNWGTTFEPIFDKYGAYSIGCLTIDPENPNVVWAGTGENNHQRALGYGDGIYKTIDGGKSWKNMGLKDSRQIGQIAIDPRNTNIVFVAAEGSVWGPGGERGLYKTSDGGKSWKKVLEISKHTGVNNVIMDLKNPETMYATSEQRRRHTFTKIGGGPESAVYKSVDAGDTWEKIMEGLPKVDIGGMGIDISPANPEYIYLSIEAAEDKGGFFRSTNRGATWEKMSDQFSSGQYFNEIYCDPINPEKVYLMDVYSKVTVDGGKTWTNIGIENRHVDDHAMWIDPNDNSHFMIGGDGGIYESFDNGKTFDFKENLPITQFYRVNVDSDYPFYNVFGGTQDNNSMGGPSRTISSDGIINDDWFVTNGGDGFWTAVDPNDPNTVYAEAQYGNMVRYNKITKEAVDIRPEPGKDELTYKWNWDTPLFISPHKSIRIYCAANKVFKSEDRGNSWETISEDLTTQTDRNSWQVMDKFWSVDAVAKDKSTSLWGTIISLSESPIKENLLYTGTDDGLIQITEDAKTWRKSSQVSGVPEFTYVSDILPSKFDENIVFASFNNTKRDDFKPYIYKSLDKGKTWKSISSNLPQNGAVQTIEQDFENPELLFVGTEFGFFFTNDGGKSWNQLKGDLPTISVKDIAIQKRENDLVIATFGRGFYILDNYSVLRNVNENTLKNEAKLFPVKDALWFIEGSGRYGQGTTYFKAKNPEFGATFTYYLKEVPKTLKEFRKEKEKELFKDGKKIPQPTNDELLIEKNEISPYLIFTIFDENNNVIRKISKSAKKGINREVWDLRYESPNPLTEKDKFDPTAKPRSSTLVLPGNYKVALSIVSREGEKILSEPMEFKVVPIDKNPISTDKEELVSFQKKVNELSRTITGTENFLKEMISKVDKMKQAISLTPGTSFELLKEADKIKNELNDISLKFSRQTNFPSTEENPPSPVTINERLDVLRYTHYRSTEPITKKEKVAYDVLTEEFPHVYEKIKNISEVDIFNLGRKLESLGAPTIPGKLPLLNLK; encoded by the coding sequence ATGAATAAAAAAACATCAACAATTATAATTTTATTAATTTTTTCAATAACATTTTTTGCACAAGAAAGTGAAAAAAGCAAAGACACAAACAAAGTAAATTTTGACGGATTAAAGTGGAGAAGTATAGGTCCCGCTTTTGCTTCCGGAAGAATTGCGGATATTAAAGTTAATCCTAAAAATAAAAACGAATATTATGTTGCAGTAGCAAGCGGAAATATTTGGAAAACGTCAAATTGGGGAACAACCTTTGAACCAATTTTTGATAAATACGGAGCATATTCTATCGGATGTTTGACAATCGATCCGGAAAACCCAAATGTAGTTTGGGCTGGAACCGGCGAGAACAATCACCAACGTGCGCTTGGTTATGGTGATGGAATTTATAAAACTATTGATGGTGGAAAATCTTGGAAAAATATGGGATTGAAAGATTCGCGTCAAATTGGACAAATTGCAATTGATCCGAGAAACACAAATATAGTTTTTGTTGCGGCGGAAGGTTCTGTTTGGGGACCTGGCGGAGAAAGAGGTTTATACAAAACTTCAGATGGCGGAAAATCTTGGAAAAAAGTTTTGGAAATCAGCAAACACACCGGAGTTAACAATGTTATTATGGATTTGAAAAATCCCGAAACAATGTATGCAACATCGGAACAGCGAAGAAGACACACATTTACAAAAATAGGCGGTGGTCCAGAATCAGCGGTTTATAAATCTGTTGACGCCGGTGATACTTGGGAAAAAATTATGGAAGGTTTGCCCAAAGTAGATATCGGCGGAATGGGAATTGATATTTCTCCGGCAAATCCGGAATATATTTATTTAAGTATTGAAGCCGCAGAAGATAAAGGCGGATTTTTTAGATCAACAAATCGCGGAGCAACTTGGGAAAAAATGAGTGATCAATTTTCATCGGGGCAATATTTTAATGAAATTTATTGCGATCCGATAAATCCCGAAAAAGTTTATTTAATGGATGTTTATTCAAAAGTTACTGTTGACGGCGGAAAAACATGGACGAATATTGGAATAGAAAATAGACATGTTGACGATCATGCGATGTGGATTGATCCAAATGATAATTCACATTTTATGATTGGCGGAGACGGCGGAATTTACGAATCTTTTGATAATGGAAAAACTTTTGACTTCAAAGAAAATTTACCAATCACACAATTTTACAGAGTAAACGTTGATAGTGATTATCCGTTTTATAATGTTTTTGGTGGAACGCAAGATAATAATAGTATGGGCGGACCATCAAGAACAATTAGTAGTGATGGAATTATTAATGACGATTGGTTTGTTACAAACGGCGGCGATGGATTTTGGACAGCCGTTGATCCAAATGATCCAAACACGGTTTACGCAGAAGCCCAATATGGAAACATGGTTCGTTATAATAAAATTACGAAAGAAGCTGTTGATATTAGACCCGAACCTGGAAAGGATGAATTAACTTATAAATGGAATTGGGATACGCCGCTATTTATAAGTCCGCACAAATCAATAAGAATTTACTGTGCAGCAAATAAAGTTTTTAAAAGTGAAGACAGAGGAAATAGTTGGGAAACAATTAGTGAAGATTTAACAACCCAAACCGATAGAAATTCTTGGCAAGTTATGGATAAATTTTGGAGCGTTGATGCTGTTGCAAAAGATAAATCAACATCGCTTTGGGGAACAATAATTTCTCTTAGCGAATCACCAATTAAAGAAAATTTACTTTACACCGGAACTGATGACGGATTAATTCAAATTACGGAAGATGCAAAAACTTGGCGAAAATCTTCTCAAGTTTCGGGAGTTCCGGAATTTACATACGTGAGCGATATTCTTCCATCAAAATTTGATGAGAACATTGTCTTTGCATCATTTAATAATACGAAGCGGGATGATTTTAAACCATACATTTATAAAAGTTTGGATAAAGGAAAAACTTGGAAATCAATAAGCAGTAATCTTCCTCAGAACGGAGCCGTTCAAACAATTGAGCAAGATTTTGAAAATCCGGAGTTGTTATTTGTCGGAACTGAATTTGGATTCTTTTTCACAAACGACGGAGGAAAAAGTTGGAATCAATTAAAAGGAGATTTACCGACAATTTCCGTCAAGGATATTGCAATTCAAAAAAGAGAAAATGATTTGGTTATCGCAACATTCGGCAGAGGATTTTACATTCTTGATAATTATTCCGTTTTGAGAAATGTTAATGAAAACACACTTAAAAATGAAGCAAAATTGTTTCCGGTAAAAGATGCTTTGTGGTTTATAGAAGGAAGCGGAAGATACGGACAAGGAACCACATATTTCAAAGCCAAAAATCCCGAGTTTGGCGCAACTTTTACTTATTACTTAAAAGAGGTTCCAAAAACTTTAAAAGAATTTCGTAAGGAAAAAGAGAAAGAATTATTTAAAGACGGAAAGAAAATCCCTCAGCCTACAAATGACGAACTGCTGATTGAGAAAAATGAAATATCACCATATTTAATTTTTACAATTTTTGATGAAAACAATAATGTAATTAGAAAAATTTCTAAATCTGCAAAAAAAGGAATCAACAGAGAAGTTTGGGATTTGAGATATGAAAGTCCAAATCCATTAACGGAAAAAGATAAATTTGATCCAACCGCAAAACCAAGAAGCAGTACTTTGGTTCTGCCGGGAAATTATAAAGTTGCACTTTCAATTGTTTCAAGAGAAGGTGAAAAAATTCTTTCCGAGCCGATGGAATTTAAAGTTGTGCCAATTGATAAAAACCCGATTTCTACAGATAAAGAAGAATTGGTTTCGTTTCAGAAAAAAGTAAACGAACTTTCTAGAACAATTACGGGAACAGAAAACTTTCTGAAAGAAATGATTTCCAAGGTTGATAAAATGAAACAAGCAATTTCATTAACACCGGGAACCTCTTTTGAATTACTGAAAGAAGCTGATAAAATTAAAAATGAGTTAAATGATATTTCTCTAAAATTTAGTCGTCAAACTAATTTCCCAAGTACTGAAGAAAATCCGCCGTCTCCAGTTACAATAAATGAAAGACTTGATGTTTTAAGATATACTCATTATAGATCAACAGAGCCAATTACTAAAAAAGAAAAAGTTGCATACGATGTTTTAACTGAAGAATTTCCGCATGTTTATGAAAAAATAAAAAATATTTCCGAGGTTGATATTTTTAATTTGGGAAGGAAATTGGAAAGTCTTGGTGCTCCAACAATTCCGGGAAAATTACCTCTTTTGAATTTGAAATAA
- a CDS encoding metallophosphoesterase family protein, giving the protein MSILSKTKFLIIYFISLSLLVFAQKPTRTDALVSFSNNGAPENIVLTWKGNTATTQAVTWRTDSSVDSGFAEIALADASPDFLQSAIKYLAKTDTLTAETGLKYYHSVNFVNLTPNTLYAYRVGKNEHWSEWFHFRTASAGNEPFSFIYFGDAQNNILSLWSRAIRSAYSEAPKAKFMIHAGDLINRANEDREWREWFDAGDWIHAMVPSIPSPGNHEYSKDDLGNRYLSKFWKPQFTLPENGIAGLEESNYFVDYQNVRIISLNSNEKQAEQTKWLDNLLQNNTQKWVVVTYHHPLYSGGSGRDNKELRDLWKPIFDKHKVDIALQGHDHTYARGRNLLSGINVKDESGGTMYVVSVSGPKMYKINEERWMDRAAQNTQLFQVISVDGDKLNYKAITVTGKVYDEFDLVKQKNKPNLLIDKNPGPPERDFNSRD; this is encoded by the coding sequence ATGAGCATTTTATCCAAAACTAAATTTCTAATAATATATTTTATTTCATTAAGCTTATTAGTTTTTGCACAAAAACCGACAAGAACAGATGCTTTGGTTTCATTTTCAAATAACGGAGCTCCGGAAAATATAGTTTTAACTTGGAAGGGTAATACTGCAACAACGCAAGCTGTAACCTGGAGAACAGATTCTAGTGTAGATTCCGGATTTGCAGAAATTGCCTTAGCTGATGCGTCTCCAGATTTTCTTCAATCTGCAATAAAATATTTAGCAAAGACAGATACTCTCACGGCGGAAACCGGTTTGAAATATTATCACTCGGTAAATTTTGTTAATTTAACCCCAAACACTTTGTATGCTTACCGCGTTGGAAAAAATGAACATTGGAGCGAATGGTTTCACTTCAGAACTGCTTCTGCGGGCAATGAACCCTTTAGTTTTATTTACTTTGGTGATGCTCAAAACAATATTCTTTCTTTATGGTCAAGAGCAATTCGATCCGCATATTCTGAAGCGCCAAAAGCAAAGTTTATGATTCATGCTGGGGATTTAATAAATAGAGCAAACGAAGATCGTGAATGGCGTGAATGGTTTGATGCCGGCGATTGGATTCATGCAATGGTTCCGTCAATTCCTTCTCCAGGAAATCATGAATATTCAAAAGATGATTTGGGTAATAGATATTTAAGTAAATTTTGGAAGCCGCAATTTACACTTCCGGAAAATGGCATTGCCGGATTGGAAGAATCGAATTATTTTGTCGATTATCAAAATGTGAGAATTATTAGTTTAAATTCTAACGAAAAGCAAGCGGAACAAACCAAATGGCTTGATAATCTTTTGCAAAACAATACACAAAAATGGGTTGTTGTTACTTATCATCATCCATTGTATTCCGGCGGTAGCGGAAGAGACAATAAAGAACTTCGCGATTTATGGAAACCAATTTTCGATAAGCATAAGGTTGATATTGCTTTACAAGGGCACGATCATACTTACGCACGCGGAAGAAATTTATTAAGCGGTATAAATGTTAAAGATGAATCTGGTGGAACAATGTATGTGGTTTCAGTTAGCGGTCCCAAAATGTACAAAATTAATGAAGAAAGATGGATGGATCGCGCGGCTCAAAATACTCAACTATTCCAAGTTATAAGCGTTGATGGAGATAAATTAAATTACAAAGCAATTACCGTTACCGGAAAAGTCTATGATGAATTTGATTTGGTGAAACAAAAAAACAAACCGAATTTATTAATTGATAAAAATCCCGGTCCGCCCGAAAGAGATTTTAATTCTAGAGATTAA